Proteins from one Podospora pseudoanserina strain CBS 124.78 chromosome 1, whole genome shotgun sequence genomic window:
- a CDS encoding hypothetical protein (EggNog:ENOG503PZZE), translated as MGTNNNSRTPTQDDPNITTTTEWDSGDSEGVDYVYQDNRKSSPPSDKKTVKARSPRRKRSPKAKPRCHKCVCGATLHTPAADEDVGEETVFELDTDSENGGSHRSHPTRPRSPPTPEPKSPTPEPIPQPTPESQEKGRKVKKKKSATKRCHSKRSPSPYIEEYPEQATRPTILLREHKAPRRFSTSDAKRAVDTEERSSPTSSARGRSPPARRFSTASPDKVARPSPKRPSHRRHHLAAMQSAEGEHSLGTMPPKKLIGNHGDRDQVSEVEDTGPPFPRQTHHGSSNQIPKNITRSSAWTEHQPQYSSSWPLNPGFHHPPGQPPQQPTQQDLQYDSDDESEHDTPHNESKFADNTFSRPSRQSSFMGDQWQMDEGLKRDREWEEEQERERERMLERERALQRARELEMERGLSRERAREMERQRTEREFEERQRLEREQEERRRHEERERERTRSMPHRRRTMPARLAVGNMDQGPKSVVTELCDIWRGRASDWESPYPSDNEIYSDDDDDMGHHNRPFHHGGPSRLLLLDSCPPRETSPSLLPPHGARSHFGLAPMGRPPAPTTRSRSPAPFPGPRLGRTWAGHSSSNTVNGFLLLEAGPLMMEPEMMDEDEEGEEMFPQGTDPAHRGWTYPMVSPVLEPPRLSRSVVLRRRSMAPDEPPIFCARKTKEMLSPTPVRATRFDFEGWGRDRSSRSSLGLGLMG; from the coding sequence ATgggcaccaacaacaacagcagaacACCGACGCAGGACGATCCCAATATCACTACAACTACAGAATGGGACTCAGGTGATAGCGAGGGCGTCGATTATGTCTACCAGGACAACCGCAAGTCCTCGCCCCCTTCCGACAAGAAGACCGTGAAGGCCAGGAgtccaaggaggaagagatcACCCAAGGCAAAACCCCGCTGCCACAAGTGCGTATGTGGAGCAACTTTACACACGCCTGCCGCTGACGAAGATGTCGGCGAAGAAACCGTCTTTGAGTTAGACACCGACTCTGAGAACGGCGGATCCCACCGGAGCCATccgacaaggccaagatccCCTCCTACGCCTGAGCCCAAGTCgccaacccctgaacccATTCCACAGCCCACCCCGGAGAGCCAGGAAAAGGGTcgcaaggtcaagaagaagaagagcgcTACCAAGAGGTGTCACTCCAAAAGGTCTCCATCTCCGTACATTGAGGAGTACCCCGAGCAGGCTACTAGGCCAACCATCCTTTTGAGAGAGCACAAGGCTCCCCGAAGGTTCTCCACATCCGATGCCAAACGTGCGGTCGACACCGAAGAGCGCTCCTCGCCGACGTCTTCTGCGAGAGGCAGATCACCCCCAGCCAGACGCTTTTCGACCGCATCTCCGGACAAAGTGGCGAGACCTTCTCCCAAACGACCTTCGCACCGTCGACATCATCTTGCAGCCATGCAAAGTGCGGAGGGCGAGCACTCCCTTGGGACAATGCCAcccaagaagctcatcggCAACCATGGGGACCGCGACCAGGTCTCCGAGGTGGAAGACACTGGGCCGCCATTCCCACGCCAAACACATCATGGCTCAAGTAACCAAATACCTAAAAACATTACTCGCAGTTCAGCCTGGACGGAGCATCAGCCACAATATTCGTCATCGTGGCCGCTTAACCCAGGTTTCCATCACCCACCGGGACAACCACCTCAGCAACCAACACAGCAAGACCTTCAGTACGACAGCGATGACGAGAGTGAGCATGATACACCACACAACGAGTCCAAGTTTGCGGACAACACTTTTTCGAGACCGTCTAGACAGTCTTCATTCATGGGGGACCAGTGGCAGATGGATGAAGGGTTGAAGAGAGAtagggagtgggaggaggaacaagagagagaaagagaaaggatGTTGGAAAGGGAACGAGCTCTGCAGAGAGCTCGagagttggagatggagaggggctTGAGCAGAGAAAGAGCACGGGAGATGGAACGCCAACGAACAGAGAGAGAGTTTGAAGAGCGACAACGACTCGAACGAGAGCAAGAGGAGCGACGACGCCACGAGGAGCGTGAGCGTGAGCGTACCCGTTCTATGCCCCACCGGCGCCGAACAATGCCCGCCCGGTTGGCTGTAGGAAATATGGATCAGGGCCCTAAGTCTGTGGTCACGGAGCTATGCGATATTTGGCGTGGCCGTGCTTCCGACTGGGAGTCTCCATATCCTTCAGACAATGAAATCTactccgacgacgacgacgacatgggCCACCACAATCGACCTTTCCACCACGGTGGTCCATCAAGGTTACTACTCCTCGACAGCTGCCCACCGCGAGAGACTTCCCCCTCACTGCTCCCACCACACGGAGCTAGAAGTCATTTTGGTCTCGCTCCTATGGGGCGCCCGCCTGCACCGACAACGAGATCCCGTTCCCCTGCTCCCTTCCCAGGTCCCCGTTTGGGTCGCACCTGGGCAGGTCATTCAAGCAGCAATACGGTGAACGGGTTCTTGCTGTTGGAGGCGGGACCCCTGATGATGGAACCtgagatgatggatgaggatgaagaaggggaggagatgttcCCACAAGGCACTGATCCTGCGCATCGAGGGTGGACGTATCCAATGGTGAGTCCTGTTTTGGAACCGCCTCGACTTTCACGGTCGGTGGTTTTGAGAAGACGGTCGATGGCACCGGATGAGCCACCTATTTTTTGcgcgaggaagacgaaggAGATGTTGTCGCCCACGCCGGTTAGGGCAACGAGGTTTGATTTTGAAGGTTGGGGTCGCGATAGGAGTTCGAGGAGctcgttggggttggggttgatgggttga
- a CDS encoding hypothetical protein (EggNog:ENOG503PXQ1) has product MGRRGRDTYPWDRYECDWCMVRLNWDVRPCYVRQFHHPGSRSHRKEYWESVRAENAAKRSKNLPRACRRAMMAAAAAAIENEDSNEGDKPDQSTPVEADATTTQTKTATEEPDAPALPAGSEVTSKPRHHQDEVKKPSQKRQPKAIIGPNRIIDEGITLAFDDDNDVARIHAANRKAWPRGPMPIAADATVEDWEIAELVRQGLIGPEDLQVDYGGFGDEACLYTIQVVDTMKKGRRGKGRRRQGVHVKDLAALDAESEWSHLDDEVYDQFLSDGESSLADWSELSFVCVES; this is encoded by the coding sequence ATGGGACGGCGCGGACGGGACACCTACCCATGGGACCGGTACGAGTGTGACTGGTGCATGGTGCGATTGAATTGGGATGTACGACCGTGTTACGTCCGCCAATTCCACCATCCTGGTTCACGGAGCCATCGCAAGGAGTATTGGGAGTCGGTCCGCGCAGAAAACGCAGCCAAGAGGAGTAAGAACTTGCCTAGAGCTTGCAGAAGGGCtatgatggcggcggcggcggcggcaatcGAAAACGAGGACAGCAACGAGGGGGACAAACCTGATCAGAGCACCCCAGTGGAGGCCGATGCCACAACAACGCAGACAAAGACGGCGACAGAAGAGCCAGACGCACCAGCATTGCCCGCTGGATCAGAGGTCACGTCAAAGCCGAGACATCACCAGGATGAGGTGAAAAAACCATCACAAAAGCGACAGCCAAAAGCCATCATCGGACCCAATAGAATCATCGATGAAGGCATCACTCTTGCcttcgacgacgacaacgacgtGGCAAGGATACACGCTGCCAACCGAAAAGCCTGGCCACGTGGTCCGATGCCCATCGCAGCTGATGCTACCGTTGAGGATTGGGAAATCGCAGAGCTTGTCCGCCAGGGACTGATCGGTCCCGAGGACCTTCAGGTGGATTATGGCGGCTTTGGGGATGAGGCCTGCCTATATACTATTCAGGTTGTGGACACGATGAAgaaagggagaagagggaaaggCCGTCGGCGACAAGGGGTTCACGTTAAGGATCTTGCGGCCTTGGACGCGGAGTCGGAGTGGTCTCATCTTGACGATGAAGTCTATGATCAGTTCCTGAGTGATGGGGAGAGCAGTCTGGCGGACTGGAGCGAGCTGTcgtttgtgtgtgtggaaTCTTAA
- the IMH1 gene encoding Golgin imh1 (EggNog:ENOG503NUA2; COG:S), protein MFQRLKGAIDRTIAEEQARQRASLEAQPQASGSAPARRSRSSSGAGTHSPARRPRPAAKQGQDSASREGGAANPDPAVFEAAFTIDDTDDTATPSRAATPMSTDPEKAKELGVIPEKGGEAASSRAMSEKSGQNADASSISEKRSMESSTVTLVASELPAEVRAKLRKLERLEKAYPELLRSYRIAHGKVMLIEPFEKTLKENTPLTSIAEPQALVEYLNQVNLKSDMVMEELKRVTTEKDSHKKKADEAEKQLAALNDELSKKITENDKEVFALKEEIAALKINKSTSPPAEKEKGSEMVKAGEASQEGGQGESLFSYDTEIPQLQAEVEKKTEQIEKLETEVRTLKEELSEAKEHSAGLVESLETAMQELGEAKDAAALKNSFEAQLTARNTEITTLTERATTARATIKDLERQVEQGKQAIKEKEAKLSSASNRNKDLEEEMKTITEAKENLDTKIQELNSEIQTLKKAKAQDEAKIEELDKKLKTAVSVPIPAPVPAVAASASTPAQPAQGGGRKKNNKKKKKGGAGGGAAAAAAEPAPSEASVTEQPPSSPLLGPSADELQTELTRLQEELAEKDQRIERLSKQRKTEEDLREEIENLQENLMTIGHDHVEAKQRLKELEAEKRELKERIAELEKEVETAAAGAQVNTKLQGEHESLKQEFDDLKMKSSTLQSDLAAAQQLAQTRYKDLTDLREMLQKAQPELKNLRQESALLKTTKEELAAKTTELRNLEKRERDLKTELARAQRLATDREAEIKTLHEKVAQETNARLKVEDERRVTGRDLRRSEAEKIEISAREEKASRELQRVQEEASKLRPRVGQLEDELDRLRKEQATLREEVKAKTNQYSSAQSLIGSMRDETAELRLQLKESQSQVENLEEELTDTRKMLDERTRDTDTMRKLLAGADERAESRLHEMRTKMEAAIEERDRLEDESSSLARRKSRETEELKQKVRDLEREVKELASEKDSLEREEREWRRRRQELEAIEERAETEVSEMRTTVSNLRSTLDASELQVREHERKATELRRALDDYRLRYDKLNKEVKTLQAKLSSAAANPSRTSQESTRSGSVNGAGTPDAMYLKTIMLQFLEQKDNRLRAQLVPVLGKLLKFDKSDEQKWLAAIQHMNSR, encoded by the exons ATGTTCCAG AGACTGAAAGGAGCAATTGACCGGACCATCGCAGAGGAACAAGCTCGACAACGTGCCTCTCTGGAGGCGCAACCGCAGGCTTCGGGGAGCGCTCCTGCGCGGAGGTCGCGCTCATCTAGTGGTGCGGGTACCCATTCTCCAGCTCGACGACCGCGCCCAGCAGCGAAGCAGGGCCAGGATTCCGCCAGTCGAGAAGGGGGGGCCGCAAATCCCGATCCTGCCGTATTCGAGGCTGCTTTTACAATCGACGACACCGACGATACCGCAACACCCTCGAGAGCCGCGACCCCAATGTCGACGGATCCAGAAAAGGCAAAGGAACTGGGCGTGATTCCCGAAAAGGGGGGCGAGGCTGCTTCGTCAAGAGCCATGTCTGAGAAGAGTGGGCAAAACGCAGACGCATCCTCGATCTCAGAGAAGAGGTCGATGGAGTCCTCAACTGTGACTCTCGTCGCTTCCGAACTGCCGGCCGAGGTCCGCGCCAAGTTGAGGAAGCTCGAAAGGCTTGAAAAGGCCTACCCGGAATTGCTACGGTCCTACCGAATTGCGCATGGCAAAGTAATGCTGATCGAGCCCTTTGAGAAGACTTTGAAGGAAAACACCCCCTTGACTTCGATTGCCGAGCCTCAAGCTCTCGTAGAGTACCTGAATCAGGTGAACCTCAAGAGCgacatggtgatggaagAGCTAAAGCGTGTTACTACCGAGAAGGATTCGCACAAAAAGAAGGCAGAtgaggccgagaagcaaTTGGCAGCTCTCAATGATGAACTTTCTAAAAAGATCACCGAGAACGACAAGGAGGTTTTTGCGCTTAAGGAGGAGATTGCCGCACTGAAGATCAACAAATCAACAAGCCCACctgctgagaaggagaagggttCCGAGATGGTCAAGGCTGGAGAGGCGTCCCAAGAAGGCGGCCAGGGCGAATCATTGTTCTCTTATGACACTGAGATCCCACAACTACAAGCAGAGGTGGAAAAGAAGACAGAACAGATTGAGAAGCTCGAAACTGAGGTTCGCACTTTGAAGGAAGAGCTGtccgaggccaaggagcaCAGTGCCGGTCTGGTGGAGAGTCTTGAGACGGCTATGCAGGAACTTGGCGAAGCCAAGGATGCTGCCGCTTTGAAGAACTCATTTGAAGCACAACTCACTGCTAGGAATACCGAGATCACAACCTTGACAGAGCGCGCCACTACCGCCAGGGCCACGATCAAAGACCTCGAGAGGCAGGTGGAACAGGGCAAGCAggccatcaaggagaaggaagcgaAGCTTTCTTCCGCCTCAAACCGCAACAAGGacctggaggaggagatgaaaaCAATCACGGAAGCAAAGGAGAATCTCGATACCAAGATCCAGGAACTGAATTCTGAAATCCAGACactgaagaaggccaaggctcAGGATGAAGCCAAGATAGAAGAGTTGGACAAAAAGCTGAAGACTGCAGTGTCGGTTCCTATCCCAGCGCCTGtccctgctgttgctgcttcagCCAGCACTCCGGCCCAACCTGCACAGGGTGGTGgcaggaagaagaacaacaagaaaaagaagaagggcggtgccggcggcggcgcggctgctgctgctgctgaaccCGCCCCCAGCGAAGCATCAGTTACTGAACAGCCCCCCTCTTCGCCACTGCTAGGGCCCTCCGCTGACGAGCTGCAAACCGAATTGACGCGCCTCCAAGAAGAGTTGGCCGAGAAGGACCAGCGAATCGAAAGACTATCGAAGCAGaggaagacggaggaggatctCCGTGAAGAAATTGAGAATCTCCAAGAGAACCTGATGACTATTGGCCACGACCATGTTGAGGCCAAGCAAAGgctcaaggagctcgaggctgagaagagGGAGCTCAAGGAACGCATTGCGGAacttgagaaggaggtcgAGACCGCGGCCGCTGGTGCTCAGGTCAACACCAAGCTTCAGGGCGAACACGAGTCGTTGAAGCAAGAGTTTGACGACCTGAAGATGAAGTCATCGACCTTGCAATCCGATTTGGCTGCCGCCCAGCAGCTTGCACAGACCAGATACAAGGACCTCACTGATCTTCGGGAGATGCTTCAGAAGGCTCAGCCGGAGCTTAAGAACCTCAGGCAGGAGTCTGCCCTGCTCAAGACAACCAAGGAGGAACTGGCAGCCAAGACGACTGAGCTGCGCAACCTTGAGAAGCGCGAGAGGGATCTCAAGACTGAGCTGGCCCGCGCCCAGCGTCTTGCGACCGATCGAGAGGCTGAGATCAAGACTCTGCACGAGAAGGTGGCCCAAGAGACAAATGCTAGGCTGAAGGTGGAGGACGAACGTCGTGTTACCGGCCGCGACCTCCGTCGTTCAGAAGCTGAAAAGATCGAAATCTCGGCCAGGGAAGAGAAAGCATCCAGGGAACTGCAGCGCGTGCAAGAGGAGGCATCCAAGCTCCGCCCACGCGTCGGACAGCTTGAGGACGAACTCGACAGGTTAAGAAAGGAGCAAGCTACTCTCCGGGAAGAAGTCAAGGCAAAGACCAATCAGTACTCCAGCGCTCAAAGCCTCATCGGAAGCATGCGTGATGAGACTGCGGAACTACGCCTGCAGCTCAAGGAGAGCCAGTCTCAGGTCGAGAACCTGGAAGAGGAACTGACCGATACACGGAAGATGTTGGATGAACGCACTCGCGACACTGACACGATGCGGAAGCTCCTCGCCGGGGCTGACGAGCGTGCTGAGAGCAGGTTACATGAGATGCGCACCAAGATGGAGGCCGCCATCGAGGAGAGAGATCGCCTCGAAGATGAGTCGTCCTCCCTTGCTCGTCGCAAATCgcgggagacggaggagctCAAGCAAAAGGTGCGCGACCTGGAGCGGGAAGTGAAGGAACTTGCCAGCGAGAAAGACAGCCTCGAACGCGAGGAGCGCGAGTGGCGCCGTAGGAGgcaggagctcgaggctATCGAGGAGAGGGCCGAGACGGAAGTGAGTGAGATGCGCACTACCGTCTCCAACCTCCGCTCCACTTTGGATGCATCGGAGCTGCAGGTGCGGGAGCACGAGAGGAAAGCGACGGAGTTGCGTCGGGCGCTGGACGATTACCGGTTAAGGTATGACAAGTTGAacaaggaggtcaagacaCTGCAGGCCAAGTTGTCGTCGGCTGCTGCGAACCCCAGTAGGACCTCGCAGGAATCGACTCGTTCCGGCAGCGTCAATGGAGCGGGTACCCCCGACGCCATGTACCTGAAGACGATTATGTTGCAGTTTTTGGAGCAGAAGGATAATAGGCTGAGGGCGCAGTTGGTACCTGTTCTTGGAAAGCTGCTCAAGTTTGACAA GTCTGATGAGCAGAAGTGGCTCGCTGCTATCCAGCATATGAACAGCAGGTAG
- a CDS encoding hypothetical protein (EggNog:ENOG503NZ7A), with amino-acid sequence MAELVGLALALPPTIDLCLKYGRQLRALCANLRQADAQISERVIRLDNNWMLFTHKLDFLKRIQHLIEDDHREIWGQTLRILLSKLEIVTGIINRLVRPLPVFLEINHSLEVNARRGKYILVKKSLDKAIEELETWQQTTDQSWFLLMRIADSQVDLALQTPTNLDAIDDKPHSNTATAIPSTVAIRASRMQDSTYGSSSEAGLTFDAAELSKMFIQQVAFSQISIAQRLYGNGQVGVYILNQITCEPAAKYQLIKKDARDLARKLQHNDPHTFGLLACKGVAVPLSTPTKGRHDRTTAPPMLTMVFRQPVHTTGIPNSLRYVLSHTAPPQTLSLRFDYAKQLARSVSYVHTFGFVHKNIRPESILVFTSTKSGLPSQSLFLVGFENFRREDGSTQRLGDDTLERNLYRHSSRQGASPNEDYIMQHDIYSLGVCLLEIGFWKSFIRYHPQTGQALPTEILPVSPHPDIKQVNHFLHTRGREFLLHLARNELPQYMGTRYAEIVETCLTCLDPDNQDFGDEREFQDEDGIRVGVRYIEKVVLRLNQLCV; translated from the coding sequence ATGGCCGAGCTTGTTGGACTGGCTCTTGCCCTACCACCGACAATTGACTTGTGTCTGAAATATGGAAGACAACTCAGGGCCCTGTGTGCGAACCTACGCCAAGCAGATGCTCAAATATCAGAGCGTGTGATCCGTCTCGACAACAACTGGATGCTATTTACCCACAAGCTCGACTTTCTGAAGCGCATCCAGCATCTGATTGAAGATGACCATCGCGAGATTTGGGGCCAGACACTTCGGATTCTTTTGAGTAAGCTGGAAATAGTCACAGGTATAATCAATCGACTTGTAAGGCCCCTGCCTGTGTTTCTCGAGATCAACCACAGCCTTGAGGTTAATGCACGTAGGGGCAAATACATCTTGGTAAAGAAGAGTCTGGACAAGGCcatcgaggagctggagacCTGGCAACAAACAACGGACCAATCATGGTTTCTTCTCATGAGAATCGCCGACTCACAGGTCGACCTCGCTCTCCAAACGCCTACCAATCTTGACGCGATCGACGACAAACCACACTCCAATACAGCAACAGCCATTCCGTCCACAGTCGCCATAAGAGCGAGTCGCATGCAAGACAGCACATACGGTAGTTCATCAGAAGCGGGATTAACCTTCGACGCAGCAGAGCTGTCCAAGATGTTCATTCAACAAGTAGCATTCTCGCAGATCTCAATCGCGCAACGGTTGTACGGAAATGGTCAGGTTGGGGTTTACATTCTCAACCAAATCACATGCGAGCCGGCAGCCAAGTATCAActcatcaagaaggacgCAAGAGACCTGGCCAGGAAGCTTCAGCACAACGACCCTCATACATTCGGCCTTCTCGCATGCAAAGGAGTGGCCGTCCCATTATCAACACCGACAAAAGGCCGTCACGATCGTACTACAGCTCCACCAATGTTGACGATGGTCTTCAGACAGCCAGTCCACACTACCGGGATTCCCAACAGCCTTCGGTATGTGCTATCCCAtacagctcctcctcaaacgcTGTCTCTACGATTCGACTACGCAAAACAACTCGCCAGGTCCGTCAGCTACGTCCACACGTTCGGCTTCGTTCACAAAAACATCCGCCCGGAATCCATACTGGTtttcaccagcaccaaatcGGGCTTGCCTTCGCAGTCACTCTTTCTTGTGGGCTTCGAGAACTTTCGACGGGAGGATGGCTCGACCCAGCGGCTTGGGGATGACACTCTAGAGCGAAATCTCTACCGGCATTCTTCCCGCCAAGGAGCTTCGCCGAATGAAGATTACATCATGCAACACGATATTTACAGTCTCGGTGTTTGTCTCCTGGAGATTGGCTTCTGGAAATCGTTCATACGATACCATCCCCAGACCGGCCAAGCACTGCCCACCGAGATCCTGCCTGTGTCGCCACACCCGGACATCAAACAGGTCAACCATTTTCTACACACCCGAGGCAGGGAGTTCCTTCTACATCTAGCGCGGAACGAGCTGCCTCAATACATGGGAACGAGGTATGCCGAGATTGTAGAGACATGTCTGACCTGTCTTGACCCGGACAATCAAGACTTTGGAGATGAGCGGGAGTTccaggatgaggatgggatCAGAGTGGGAGTAAGATACATCGAGAAGGTGGTCCTGCGGTTGAATCAGCTGTGTGTATGA
- a CDS encoding hypothetical protein (EggNog:ENOG503Q2ZV; COG:S) has protein sequence MVSLWPWGRDDSSPASFEKALSTLSTKITVTQTRLDQSRAKARRIKVLGTLYIGFAYLVYAIVLMLVVGYKDMGAWEWTGMAGGPVLISLVRSITTIFFDYRIERLTARLKEYQTERAKTIQKLKDATKYDSTLELLEKYGGSDNKQKKSKKKTSEEEEDEGAGAVKEQPQPRHHARTGLPPPPTANIQRRPESSAGAPAPHSRVPSSVYGAPSQRSPSPMISEAAEFAPNAFEGRAPPPFLQHPPATMAPPPEPHWYDRILDTLLGEDETAAKNRIVLICAKCRLVNGQAPPGTKSLAEIGKWKCMACGATNGEIDEGKRIVQEVLGGRGTKADSIAGTTDDEGGQSSSEIVEVERDLSTEPQELSVRKRAKRGQ, from the exons ATGGTTTCGCTCTGGCCATGGGGG AGAGACGACTCTTCCCCCGCATCTTTTGAAAAGGCGCTCTCGACTCTTTCGACCAAAATAACGGTAACCCAAACTCGCCTCGATCAATCCCGCGCGAAAGCCCGGCGGATCAAGGTGCTGGGTACGCTTTACATCGGTTTCGCCTACCTTGTTTATGCGATTGTCTtgatgctggtggttggttaCAAGGACATGGGGGCATGGGAGTGGACGGGCATGGCGGGAGGGCCGGTCTTGATTTCGCTGGTCCGCTCGATTACGACCATTTTCTTTGATTACCGAATCGAGAGGCTCACTGCGCGCCTCAAGGAGTATCAGACTGAACGCGCCAAAACCATCCAGAAACTAAAGGATGCTACCAAGTACGATTCGACGCTCGAGCTGCTCGAGAAGTACGGCGGCTCCGACAACAaacagaagaagagcaagaagaagacgtccgaggaggaggaagacgaaggCGCTGGCGCTGTCAAAGAACAGCCACAACCCAGGCATCATGCTCGTACGGGACTGCCGCCCCCGCCCACAGCAAACATCCAGCGCCGTCCAGAGTCCAGTGCTGGTGCACCTGCACCACACTCTAGGGTGCCAAGTTCAGTATATGGAGCACCAAGCCAACGGTCTCCCAGCCCCATGATCAGTGAGGCGGCCGAGTTCGCGCCAAATGCTTTTGAAGGGAGAGCTCCCCCGCCGTTCCTACAGCATCCACCTGCCACGatggcccctcctcccgagCCGCACTGGTACGATCGCATTCTGGACACCTTGTTGGGGGAAGACGAGACGGCCGCCAAGAACAGAATTGTCTTGATCTGCGCGAAGTGCCGGCTTGTCAACGGCCAGGCACCACCAGGAACGAAATCATTGGCTGAGATTGGAAAATGGAAGTGCATGGCATGTGGGGCGACCAATGGCGAGATAGACGAGGGGAAGCGCATCGTGCAGGAGGTacttggaggaaggggaacAAAGGCGGACTCCATTGCCGGAACCACCGATGATGAAGGTGGACAGAGCTCCAGCGAGATTGTCGAGGTAGAGCGGGACCTGTCCACCGAACCTCAGGAACTGTCCGTGAGGAAGAGAGCGAAGAGGGGGCAGTGA